One Oceanicoccus sagamiensis genomic region harbors:
- the rlmN gene encoding 23S rRNA (adenine(2503)-C(2))-methyltransferase RlmN, whose product MTDAVKQVNPKAPTEKTNLLGLSREKMEAFFVSIGEKPFRAKQVLKWIHHAGVDNFDEMTNVSKALRERLKELAEVRPPEVVTEKTSKDGTRKWAVRVTGGSLVETVLIPDGDRGTLCVSSQVGCSLDCSFCSTGKQGFQRDLTAAEIVGQIWLAIKSYDAFPSTDKNVVTNVVMMGMGEPLLNFDNVVDAMSVMLDDFGYGISKRRVTLSTSGVVPALDKLGDVSQVSLAISLHAPNDELRNELVPINKRYPIAELLAACNRYWDKQSDTHRVTTVEYTLIAGVNDSPAQARELVALLKDFPCKINLIPFNPFSLSDYRRPSKNAVSRFWQILSDSDIVTTVRSTRGDDIDAACGQLVGQVADRTKRSERHKANYTDTQVLNVR is encoded by the coding sequence ATGACTGATGCTGTAAAGCAAGTTAACCCAAAAGCCCCAACAGAGAAAACCAATCTGTTGGGGCTTTCGCGTGAAAAGATGGAAGCATTTTTTGTCTCAATTGGCGAAAAACCGTTCCGTGCCAAGCAGGTATTAAAGTGGATTCACCATGCCGGTGTTGATAACTTTGATGAGATGACTAATGTCAGCAAAGCCCTGCGTGAGCGCTTAAAAGAGCTTGCCGAAGTTCGTCCGCCCGAAGTGGTTACCGAAAAAACCTCCAAGGATGGCACCCGTAAATGGGCTGTGCGTGTTACCGGAGGCAGTTTGGTTGAAACCGTACTGATACCCGATGGCGACCGCGGCACCTTATGTGTGTCTTCTCAGGTAGGTTGCAGTCTGGATTGCAGTTTTTGTTCTACCGGTAAACAGGGTTTCCAGCGCGACCTGACTGCCGCTGAAATCGTTGGCCAAATCTGGTTGGCGATTAAATCCTATGATGCCTTTCCCTCCACGGATAAAAACGTGGTGACCAATGTGGTGATGATGGGAATGGGTGAGCCGCTGCTGAATTTTGATAATGTTGTCGATGCCATGAGTGTGATGCTCGATGACTTTGGTTATGGTATTTCCAAGCGTCGGGTGACCTTGAGTACTTCAGGTGTTGTGCCTGCGTTGGATAAATTGGGCGATGTGTCGCAGGTTTCTCTGGCGATCTCATTGCATGCGCCCAACGATGAATTACGTAATGAATTAGTCCCTATCAACAAACGTTACCCGATTGCCGAATTATTGGCCGCCTGTAACCGCTATTGGGACAAGCAATCGGATACTCACCGTGTTACTACGGTAGAGTACACCTTGATTGCCGGTGTTAATGACAGCCCGGCTCAGGCCCGTGAACTAGTGGCCTTATTAAAAGATTTTCCCTGTAAAATAAACCTGATTCCGTTTAATCCTTTTTCTTTATCGGACTATCGTCGCCCCAGCAAAAATGCCGTGAGTCGTTTTTGGCAGATACTCAGTGACTCCGATATTGTAACCACCGTCCGCAGTACCCGTGGCGATGATATCGATGCCGCTTGCGGGCAATTAGTCGGGCAGGTCGCCGACCGCACCAAACGTAGCGAAAGACACAAGGCAAACTATACTGATACTCAAGTATTGAATGTTCGCTAA
- the ndk gene encoding nucleoside-diphosphate kinase produces the protein MAIERTFSIVKPDAVAKNVIGEIYSRFEKNGLSIVASKMVRLSRERAEGFYAEHKGRPFFPALIEFMTSGPVMVQVLEGENAIAKNRELMGATNPQEADAGTIRADFAESIDANAVHGSDAPESAAREIAYFFAASDICDRG, from the coding sequence ATGGCTATTGAACGTACTTTTTCTATCGTAAAACCTGATGCAGTTGCCAAAAACGTGATCGGTGAAATCTACAGCCGCTTTGAAAAGAATGGTTTAAGCATCGTTGCTTCTAAAATGGTTCGTTTGAGTCGTGAGCGCGCTGAAGGCTTTTACGCTGAGCACAAGGGTCGTCCTTTCTTCCCAGCGCTGATCGAATTTATGACTTCTGGCCCAGTGATGGTTCAGGTGCTTGAAGGCGAAAACGCGATTGCTAAAAACCGCGAACTGATGGGTGCAACGAACCCACAGGAAGCCGACGCCGGTACTATTCGTGCTGACTTCGCTGAGTCTATCGATGCTAACGCCGTACACGGCTCTGACGCGCCAGAATCAGCGGCACGCGAAATCGCTTACTTTTTCGCTGCCAGCGATATTTGCGACCGCGGCTAA
- a CDS encoding SufE family protein, producing MSLATTDEILDDLAFFDDWEERYKYIIDLGKDLPAMDEALRTPERLVKGCQSNVWLDVQPADAVLSFTVDSDAHIVRGLLALVMAAYNGKSAADITAFDMDAYFQQLDLERHLSPTRGNGLKAIVARIQAIAKAAL from the coding sequence ATGAGCCTGGCAACCACCGATGAAATCCTTGACGATCTGGCCTTTTTTGACGATTGGGAGGAGCGTTATAAGTATATTATCGACCTCGGTAAGGATTTGCCGGCGATGGATGAGGCGCTGAGGACCCCGGAAAGACTGGTAAAAGGCTGCCAGAGCAATGTCTGGTTGGATGTGCAGCCCGCTGATGCTGTGCTGAGCTTTACCGTCGATAGCGATGCCCATATTGTCCGGGGCCTGCTGGCGTTGGTGATGGCGGCCTATAACGGCAAAAGCGCCGCTGATATCACCGCTTTTGATATGGATGCCTACTTCCAACAGCTGGATTTAGAGCGCCATTTAAGCCCTACCAGAGGTAATGGCCTCAAGGCGATAGTGGCCAGGATTCAGGCCATAGCCAAGGCTGCCTTGTAG
- the sufT gene encoding putative Fe-S cluster assembly protein SufT, with the protein MQQSMVVTHRDCPARRVPSGEPAIIPKGQFVTINQDLGGNYTVTFQGNMLRIDGTDADAIGQEADVLEFADDGSGQISEDQVWEALDSIFDPEIPISLVSLGLIYSVHINQDSGEVGISMTLTAPGCGMGPVLVSDVEYRTAKVPNVKTVKVELVFDPPWSREMMSEEAQLEAGLFF; encoded by the coding sequence ATGCAGCAATCTATGGTAGTCACTCATCGTGACTGTCCCGCCCGCCGTGTCCCCTCTGGTGAGCCGGCAATTATCCCAAAAGGGCAGTTCGTTACTATCAATCAGGATTTGGGCGGTAATTACACCGTGACCTTCCAGGGTAATATGCTGCGTATTGATGGCACCGATGCCGATGCGATTGGTCAGGAAGCTGACGTATTAGAGTTTGCCGATGATGGCAGTGGCCAAATTAGCGAAGATCAGGTCTGGGAAGCCTTAGATAGTATTTTTGATCCTGAGATCCCTATCAGTCTGGTTTCTCTGGGGCTGATTTATAGCGTTCATATTAATCAGGATAGTGGGGAAGTGGGTATTAGTATGACCTTAACCGCCCCCGGTTGCGGCATGGGTCCGGTACTGGTCAGCGATGTAGAGTATCGCACTGCCAAGGTTCCCAATGTCAAAACCGTTAAAGTCGAGCTGGTTTTTGATCCTCCCTGGTCCCGAGAAATGATGAGCGAAGAAGCCCAGCTGGAAGCGGGATTGTTTTTCTAA
- a CDS encoding HesB/IscA family protein: MSVTNFDPNAEAVTMTETALRHFERALDGAGDKLVRLSTKESGCTGYAYVLDLVDASEPDDVVLHPNDKVTLAVAPDAVTILRGTEIDYVNEGVNSVVKFNNPNVVAECGCGESFSIA, from the coding sequence ATGTCAGTCACAAATTTTGACCCGAATGCAGAGGCCGTTACTATGACAGAAACCGCCTTACGTCATTTTGAGCGGGCTCTGGATGGTGCAGGGGACAAACTAGTGCGTTTAAGCACTAAAGAAAGTGGCTGTACCGGCTATGCCTATGTGCTCGACCTGGTTGATGCCAGTGAGCCCGATGATGTTGTTTTACACCCCAATGATAAAGTCACTTTGGCAGTAGCTCCCGATGCCGTTACCATTTTGCGCGGTACCGAAATTGATTACGTCAATGAAGGCGTAAACAGTGTGGTGAAATTTAATAATCCTAACGTTGTGGCTGAGTGTGGCTGTGGCGAAAGCTTTAGCATCGCCTAA
- a CDS encoding aminotransferase class V-fold PLP-dependent enzyme, whose product MSSLAKQAESAFDVEAIRQQFPILSREIDGKPLVYLDNAATTQKPQCVIDALVDYYSTCNSNVHRGAHQLADEATRRYEGARDTVAEFINAYSRNEVIWTSGTTESINVVANGLAQLLTADDEVLVTEMEHHANLVTWQQACKRSGAKLVVVPIKDTGELDLEQFSALLNTRTKLVAFPHVSNALGTLNPIADLTAQAKAVDAWVLIDGAQGIAHEPVDVQVLGCDFYVFSAHKLFGPTGIGVLWGKEALLTEWPVWQTGGEMISEVSYQDAAWNVLPYRMEAGTPNISGAIGMAEAIRWFSELDMDAVQTHEAALLESATRQAEAFDGLTIVGTAPNKVGVLSFVMDEGHPADIGFLLDRQGVAIRTGHHCAEPLMGRLGVPGTARASFSIYNTLDEVDALFAALNKVKTMLG is encoded by the coding sequence ATGAGCAGTCTAGCCAAACAAGCGGAATCGGCTTTTGATGTGGAGGCTATCCGTCAGCAGTTTCCTATTTTATCTCGTGAGATAGATGGCAAGCCCTTGGTCTATTTGGATAATGCGGCGACTACGCAAAAGCCTCAGTGTGTCATTGATGCGCTGGTAGATTATTACAGTACCTGTAACTCCAATGTTCACCGCGGTGCTCACCAGTTAGCTGATGAAGCAACCCGTCGTTATGAAGGTGCCCGTGATACCGTTGCGGAGTTTATTAATGCTTATTCTCGCAATGAAGTTATTTGGACCAGTGGTACCACGGAATCAATCAATGTGGTGGCTAACGGTTTAGCGCAGTTGCTTACGGCTGATGATGAAGTGCTGGTCACCGAGATGGAGCACCACGCTAATTTAGTCACTTGGCAACAAGCCTGTAAACGCTCGGGTGCCAAACTGGTTGTTGTGCCGATTAAAGATACCGGCGAGCTGGACCTTGAGCAATTTTCTGCCTTATTAAATACACGTACCAAGCTGGTAGCCTTTCCCCATGTTTCTAATGCATTGGGCACATTAAACCCTATTGCCGATTTAACCGCACAGGCGAAAGCGGTAGATGCATGGGTTTTGATTGACGGTGCACAAGGTATTGCCCACGAGCCTGTTGATGTGCAGGTATTGGGTTGTGATTTTTATGTCTTCTCTGCCCATAAGTTATTTGGCCCTACTGGTATTGGTGTGCTTTGGGGTAAAGAAGCCTTACTGACCGAATGGCCTGTTTGGCAAACTGGCGGAGAGATGATTTCCGAGGTTAGTTATCAGGATGCAGCGTGGAATGTTTTGCCTTATAGAATGGAGGCAGGCACACCGAATATCTCTGGTGCCATCGGTATGGCCGAAGCTATTCGCTGGTTTTCTGAATTAGATATGGACGCAGTGCAAACCCACGAAGCTGCGCTGCTAGAAAGCGCTACCCGGCAAGCCGAAGCCTTTGATGGCTTGACTATTGTCGGTACTGCCCCCAATAAAGTGGGAGTGCTCAGTTTTGTGATGGATGAAGGTCATCCCGCCGATATTGGTTTTCTATTAGACCGGCAGGGCGTGGCGATTCGTACCGGTCATCACTGTGCAGAGCCACTGATGGGCCGTTTGGGTGTACCGGGCACAGCTCGTGCATCCTTCTCAATTTATAATACGCTGGATGAAGTGGATGCTTTATTTGCAGCCTTAAACAAAGTGAAAACCATGCTGGGCTAA
- the sufD gene encoding Fe-S cluster assembly protein SufD: MSEWLGKAVSRAEQISDWLSPQRQASLALLREAQWPSRKTEAWKYTPVHVLADAEFATAANSELVVAETIEGLNSIELVFTDGVLQSDLSQLPEGLSIVSLADAAAETQQWAAETFTAAKPARHLFGLVNDVLATAGVIIDVAEGVSIEPVVRIVHRVSKGCEAHNRVLVRIADQSSLTVVEDFSGEQKSFNTGFAEYTLGESASLEHYRFALQTGAALSVGGSHFNLATKAQLNSTLVGFGSELSRLDVDVNHTGEHAFAKLNAIYLLDGNELFDLHSTIEHMVPNGTTEENVRGIVADHSRAVFNGRIHIHRDAQKTLAELNNRNLLMSRDAEINTKPELEIYADDVRCAHGATIAEIDKGALYYLQSRGVSKAQAQIMLSFGFINELVDQMPNQVLAEWLRPQLRQRFANMEVK, translated from the coding sequence ATGAGTGAGTGGTTAGGCAAAGCCGTTAGCCGAGCTGAGCAGATAAGCGATTGGTTGTCACCGCAGCGTCAGGCCTCGCTGGCCCTATTACGCGAAGCGCAGTGGCCAAGCCGCAAAACAGAAGCCTGGAAATATACCCCGGTGCATGTATTGGCGGATGCCGAATTTGCGACTGCGGCCAATAGTGAGTTAGTGGTTGCTGAAACGATAGAAGGTCTTAATAGTATTGAGCTGGTTTTTACCGATGGTGTGTTGCAATCTGACTTATCGCAGCTACCGGAAGGTTTAAGTATTGTGTCTCTGGCAGACGCCGCAGCAGAAACACAGCAATGGGCGGCTGAAACCTTTACCGCGGCCAAGCCTGCCAGGCATTTATTTGGTTTGGTGAATGATGTACTGGCTACAGCGGGTGTGATTATTGATGTGGCTGAAGGCGTTAGCATTGAACCAGTAGTCAGAATTGTTCACCGTGTTAGTAAAGGCTGCGAAGCACATAATCGAGTTCTGGTGCGTATTGCTGATCAATCTTCGCTGACCGTTGTGGAAGATTTCTCAGGTGAGCAAAAAAGTTTTAATACCGGTTTTGCAGAATATACTTTAGGTGAGTCGGCCTCCCTTGAGCATTACCGTTTTGCATTGCAAACCGGTGCCGCATTAAGCGTTGGCGGCAGCCACTTCAACCTGGCCACTAAGGCTCAGTTAAATAGTACGCTGGTAGGTTTTGGTAGTGAATTATCTCGTCTTGATGTGGATGTTAATCACACTGGCGAACATGCCTTTGCCAAGCTTAATGCTATTTACTTATTAGATGGTAATGAGCTATTTGATTTACATAGCACTATCGAACATATGGTCCCTAACGGTACGACGGAGGAAAATGTTCGGGGTATCGTGGCGGATCATTCTCGCGCTGTGTTTAATGGTCGTATCCATATACATCGCGATGCACAAAAAACCCTGGCGGAATTGAACAACCGTAACTTGCTAATGTCCCGGGATGCAGAAATCAATACCAAACCAGAATTGGAAATTTACGCCGATGATGTCCGTTGCGCCCACGGTGCCACCATTGCCGAGATTGATAAAGGCGCGCTGTACTATTTACAGTCCCGTGGTGTTAGCAAAGCCCAGGCTCAAATTATGTTGAGCTTTGGATTTATTAATGAATTAGTCGATCAAATGCCTAATCAGGTGTTGGCGGAATGGTTGCGTCCACAATTGCGTCAACGTTTTGCCAATATGGAAGTGAAGTAA
- the sufC gene encoding Fe-S cluster assembly ATPase SufC — protein sequence MLSIKNLQASVEEKQILKGLDLDVKPGEVHAIMGPNGAGKSTMGYVMSGREGYEVNEGSVTLDGVELLEMEAEERAREGLFLAFQYPVEIPGVSNLEFLKAAVDAQREARGEEAVSSKDFLKMAREACKQVHLPAEFLKRGVNEGFSGGEKKRNEIMQMLLLKPKLCILDESDSGLDIDALQVVAEGVNSQRSPDRSFIVVTHYQRLLDYIKPDFVHVLSDGKIVKSGDASLALELEEQGYTWLTEQREQSA from the coding sequence ATGTTATCAATTAAAAATTTACAAGCCAGTGTAGAAGAAAAACAGATCCTTAAGGGTCTTGATCTGGATGTTAAGCCTGGTGAAGTTCACGCAATTATGGGCCCCAATGGTGCCGGTAAAAGTACCATGGGTTATGTGATGTCTGGCCGTGAAGGCTATGAAGTCAACGAAGGCTCAGTAACACTGGATGGTGTTGAATTACTAGAGATGGAAGCGGAAGAGCGCGCCCGTGAGGGTTTGTTTTTGGCCTTTCAGTACCCGGTTGAAATCCCCGGTGTTAGCAATCTGGAGTTTTTAAAGGCCGCTGTAGATGCCCAGCGCGAAGCCCGCGGTGAAGAAGCGGTTAGCTCCAAAGATTTTCTAAAAATGGCCCGCGAAGCCTGTAAACAAGTCCATTTGCCCGCGGAGTTTTTAAAGCGTGGTGTTAATGAAGGTTTCTCCGGTGGCGAGAAAAAGCGCAATGAAATTATGCAAATGCTGCTATTAAAGCCCAAGCTATGCATCCTGGATGAATCGGATTCCGGTTTGGATATCGATGCCCTGCAAGTGGTAGCAGAAGGTGTTAATAGCCAGCGCTCACCAGATCGCAGCTTTATTGTTGTAACGCACTACCAGCGCTTACTCGATTATATTAAACCGGATTTTGTCCATGTTTTATCCGATGGCAAAATTGTTAAAAGTGGCGATGCCTCTTTGGCGCTTGAGTTAGAAGAGCAGGGCTATACCTGGTTGACTGAGCAACGGGAGCAGTCTGCATGA
- the sufB gene encoding Fe-S cluster assembly protein SufB codes for MTEQINQAISREYEAGFVSDIESETFEPGLDEDVIRRISAMKNEPEWMLEWRLKAFALWQEMEEPEWAHVHYPEINFQDISYYSAPKSMADKPKSLDEVDPELLATYDKLGIPLLEQQMLAGVAVDAVFDSVSVVTTFREKLAESGVIFCPISEAIQEYPELVQKYLGSVVPQRDNYYAALNCAVFTDGSFVYIPKGVRCPMELSTYFRINEMNTGQFERTLIIADEGSHVSYLEGCTAPQRDENQLHAAVVELVALDNAEIKYSTVQNWYPGDENGKGGIYNFVTKRAVCHTSAKVSWTQVETGSAVTWKYPSCILRGDNSIGEFYSVALTRGMQQADTGTKMIHMGKNTKSTIISKGISAGRSNNSYRGLVRMGPRADGARNFTQCDSLLIGDQCGAHTFPYVESKNPSAIVEHEATTSKVSDDQMFLCQQRGLDPEKAVSMIVNGFCKEVFKELPMEFAVEAGKLLEISLEGSVG; via the coding sequence ATGACAGAACAAATTAATCAGGCCATCAGCCGGGAATACGAAGCCGGTTTTGTGTCCGATATCGAGTCTGAAACATTTGAACCCGGATTAGACGAGGATGTTATTCGTCGTATATCGGCCATGAAAAATGAACCGGAGTGGATGCTTGAATGGCGTCTAAAAGCCTTTGCCCTTTGGCAAGAAATGGAAGAACCAGAATGGGCCCATGTTCACTATCCGGAAATTAATTTTCAGGATATTTCTTACTATTCAGCCCCTAAAAGTATGGCGGATAAGCCAAAGTCTTTGGATGAAGTTGATCCTGAATTATTGGCAACCTATGACAAATTAGGTATCCCATTATTAGAGCAGCAAATGCTGGCGGGTGTAGCAGTTGATGCTGTATTCGATTCCGTTTCTGTAGTAACCACCTTCCGTGAAAAACTCGCCGAGTCCGGTGTTATCTTTTGCCCAATCTCTGAAGCGATTCAGGAATACCCTGAGTTAGTACAAAAGTATCTCGGTAGTGTGGTGCCTCAGCGCGACAATTATTATGCAGCATTAAACTGTGCGGTCTTTACCGACGGCTCCTTTGTCTATATCCCCAAAGGTGTTCGCTGCCCAATGGAGTTATCCACTTACTTCCGTATTAATGAAATGAACACGGGGCAATTTGAGCGTACCTTAATTATTGCCGATGAAGGCAGTCATGTAAGTTATCTTGAAGGTTGTACAGCGCCGCAGCGTGATGAAAATCAATTACACGCAGCGGTCGTTGAGTTGGTTGCTTTAGATAACGCAGAAATTAAATACTCCACCGTACAAAACTGGTACCCGGGTGATGAAAACGGCAAGGGCGGTATCTATAACTTTGTTACCAAGCGTGCGGTGTGTCATACCAGTGCCAAAGTGTCCTGGACCCAGGTTGAAACCGGCTCTGCCGTTACCTGGAAATACCCCAGCTGTATTTTACGGGGTGATAACAGTATCGGTGAGTTTTATTCCGTGGCATTAACCCGCGGTATGCAGCAAGCGGATACTGGCACCAAAATGATTCATATGGGTAAAAACACCAAATCCACCATTATCTCCAAAGGGATATCGGCAGGGCGGAGTAATAATAGCTACCGCGGCCTGGTCCGTATGGGGCCTCGTGCCGATGGTGCGCGTAATTTTACCCAGTGCGATTCGTTATTAATTGGCGATCAATGTGGCGCCCATACCTTCCCCTATGTAGAAAGCAAAAACCCTTCTGCCATAGTGGAGCACGAAGCCACCACCTCAAAAGTCTCAGACGATCAAATGTTTTTATGCCAGCAGCGCGGCCTGGACCCAGAAAAAGCGGTGTCCATGATTGTTAATGGTTTTTGCAAAGAAGTGTTTAAAGAATTACCCATGGAGTTTGCCGTAGAAGCGGGCAAGCTTTTAGAAATAAGCCTGGAAGGTTCAGTAGGATAA
- a CDS encoding IscS subfamily cysteine desulfurase, with product MPLPIYLDYAATTPVDPSVAEAMAGCLTREGIFANPASRSHIYGWQAEEQVEKARRHVADLIHSDPREIAWTSGATESNNLALKGVFEAENYQGHLITSTIEHKAVIDPAKWLEQKGVKVTWLAPDADGVISAEQVKQALTEDTKLVSIMQINNETGAINPIAEIGRICRDNHVLLHVDAAQAAGKVPVDTKALQVDLMSLCAHKFYGPKGIGALYVRRPVQPQLNQQMHGGGHERGMRSGTLPTHQIVGMGEASRLAAECLAEEAPRIERLRNLLWSGIADLPGVKRNGSTEQVSPGHLNVCFSGVEGETLLLSLRELAVSTGSACTSASMEPSYVLTAMGVSNEDAHSSIRFSLGRFTTEENVSAAVAHIRTIYTQLQQAQSA from the coding sequence ATGCCACTGCCCATCTATCTTGATTATGCCGCGACCACGCCGGTTGATCCGAGTGTGGCAGAAGCAATGGCCGGTTGTTTAACCCGCGAGGGTATTTTTGCTAACCCTGCCTCCCGGTCGCATATCTACGGCTGGCAGGCAGAAGAACAGGTTGAAAAAGCAAGGCGTCATGTTGCGGACTTAATTCACAGCGACCCCAGAGAAATTGCCTGGACCAGTGGCGCAACAGAATCCAACAATCTTGCTTTAAAAGGTGTATTTGAAGCCGAGAACTACCAAGGCCATTTAATTACCTCAACTATTGAACACAAAGCGGTAATCGATCCCGCTAAATGGCTAGAGCAAAAAGGCGTAAAAGTGACCTGGCTGGCGCCCGACGCTGATGGCGTGATCAGTGCAGAGCAAGTTAAGCAGGCGCTAACCGAAGACACCAAACTCGTTAGCATTATGCAGATCAATAACGAAACCGGTGCCATCAACCCGATTGCGGAGATTGGCAGAATTTGCCGTGACAATCATGTGCTTTTACATGTTGATGCGGCACAAGCTGCCGGCAAAGTGCCGGTGGATACTAAAGCTTTGCAGGTGGATTTAATGAGTTTGTGTGCGCACAAATTTTACGGCCCTAAAGGTATTGGTGCGCTGTATGTGCGTCGCCCGGTCCAGCCTCAACTTAACCAGCAAATGCATGGTGGTGGGCATGAGCGGGGTATGCGTTCAGGCACTTTACCTACCCATCAAATTGTGGGTATGGGCGAGGCTTCCAGATTGGCGGCCGAGTGTTTGGCAGAAGAAGCGCCAAGAATAGAGCGTTTACGCAACCTGCTTTGGTCAGGTATTGCCGATTTACCGGGTGTCAAAAGAAACGGCAGTACAGAACAGGTCAGCCCCGGACACTTAAATGTCTGCTTTAGCGGCGTCGAGGGTGAAACCTTATTGTTATCACTCAGAGAGTTGGCGGTATCAACCGGTTCGGCCTGTACCTCGGCCAGTATGGAACCATCCTATGTATTAACAGCCATGGGGGTGAGTAATGAAGACGCCCATAGCTCGATTCGGTTTTCACTAGGCCGTTTCACCACAGAAGAGAATGTGAGTGCAGCAGTGGCTCATATTCGTACTATTTATACGCAGCTACAACAGGCTCAATCGGCCTGA
- the iscR gene encoding Fe-S cluster assembly transcriptional regulator IscR, translating to MRLTTKGRYAVTAMLDLAIHSNAGPISLADISNRQGISLSYLEQLFAKLRRNDLVTSVRGPGGGYLLSRVSETIFVAQIVDAVNESIDATGCGGAGDCQDGEKCLTHHLWCDLSDQIHSFLSGISLASLVARRDVQDVAARQESRDQEGTETIPLSSVV from the coding sequence ATGCGACTTACAACCAAAGGTCGATATGCAGTTACTGCAATGCTGGATTTAGCGATTCATTCCAATGCTGGCCCCATCAGTCTGGCGGATATTTCTAACCGTCAGGGCATATCCCTGTCCTACTTAGAGCAGCTCTTTGCCAAATTACGCCGCAATGATTTAGTCACCAGTGTGCGTGGTCCCGGTGGCGGTTATTTGTTGAGTCGGGTCAGTGAGACAATATTTGTCGCCCAGATAGTGGATGCTGTTAATGAAAGCATCGATGCGACCGGTTGCGGTGGTGCGGGTGATTGTCAGGATGGTGAAAAATGCCTGACACATCACTTATGGTGTGACCTCAGTGACCAGATTCATAGTTTTTTAAGTGGTATCAGTCTTGCCAGTTTAGTGGCTCGCCGCGATGTGCAGGATGTTGCTGCCCGTCAGGAAAGTCGCGACCAGGAAGGCACTGAAACCATTCCATTATCATCCGTTGTTTAA
- the trmJ gene encoding tRNA (cytosine(32)/uridine(32)-2'-O)-methyltransferase TrmJ, with the protein MIKQVAVTTPNPLHNARVVLVHTSHPGNIGAVARAMKNMGLKDLCLVKPKDFPHERAGWRAASAVDLLENATVVETLEEAVADCGLVVGTSARGRRIPWPLVNPRVCADKVYPELSQHPVALVFGREDRGLTNEELQACHLHVNIPASEDYTSLNLGMAVQVVTYELRMRQLEGELSDDEMQEWDTRFARVDEVERLYTHLEETLIDMEFLNPEAPKQLMTRLRRLYSRTRMDDLEVQMMRGILTSTQQWVNKAKNKQ; encoded by the coding sequence ATGATAAAGCAGGTTGCCGTGACTACCCCAAATCCACTCCATAATGCCCGTGTTGTACTGGTACATACCTCCCACCCCGGTAATATCGGCGCGGTTGCCCGCGCGATGAAAAATATGGGGCTAAAGGACTTATGTCTGGTTAAGCCCAAGGATTTCCCTCATGAGCGTGCCGGTTGGCGCGCCGCCAGTGCGGTGGACTTACTGGAGAATGCCACCGTCGTTGAGACGCTGGAAGAGGCTGTGGCGGATTGTGGTTTGGTCGTCGGTACCAGTGCCCGTGGTCGCCGTATTCCCTGGCCACTGGTTAACCCCAGGGTCTGTGCCGATAAGGTGTATCCTGAGTTATCACAGCACCCGGTAGCTCTGGTATTTGGCCGTGAAGACCGCGGTTTAACCAATGAAGAGCTACAAGCCTGTCATTTACACGTTAATATCCCCGCTAGCGAAGACTACACCTCCCTGAATCTCGGGATGGCGGTTCAGGTCGTTACCTACGAGCTGCGTATGCGCCAGCTAGAAGGCGAGCTTAGTGACGATGAAATGCAGGAATGGGATACCCGTTTTGCCCGAGTTGATGAGGTCGAACGTCTCTATACCCACCTCGAAGAAACCCTGATTGATATGGAATTCCTAAACCCCGAGGCCCCCAAGCAGCTAATGACTCGCCTGCGTCGCCTCTATAGCCGCACTCGTATGGATGACCTTGAAGTACAGATGATGCGTGGCATCCTGACCTCAACCCAGCAATGGGTAAACAAGGCAAAAAATAAGCAGTAG